GTTAAAATAGCTTAATTGATTATAGAACTCTAACTCTATCTGTACATTGATTTCTCTGATGAATAACATATGGTAATATCATTAAAAGCTTCAGTAAGACCTTTTCTTTTGTCGGACATAAAGGTGCAACCAGCCTCATTGTCCATGTCTCGCTGCTTTCTTATTCAACTCTATAGCTAATATTGGATTATGTCCAGTAATCTTTGGATTGTATTGAGAATACTCTATGGCTCTCAATTTCAGAATCGTCACTATTATACTCCATAGCTAACATTATCGATAGTCTAGGAGTGATATAGTAAATGATTTGTTAGGAGTCGACAAATAAATATGCACAGAGAGAGTAGTAATTTAATGGTAAAATAGAGATGAAGATCCAAttgaactaataaaaaatatataattgaaagtaattaataaaaaaagttgcATTATCCTATTCTCTTGCTTGATGATGACTGCAATAGTTCCTCACTTTGCCTAGGAAAAATGGTACCCTCTTGGAGTGTGTGAACTCTCTGTAAAAGCAATCATCTGAAATTGTTGAAAGTACTTGACAACATCGTGTGAATAATGAAATTCTGCGCTTGAAAATGGAAGTGATCAAATTGAATGCACAACCGTTCACCTTGATGCAAGAAGTGGTTGGAGCCATTGCCGGGCCCCAAGAGGGAGCCATATGCGATGGAGAAACAACATCATCAACAGGGGATGGGGATGGAGATGGAGAAACGACATCATCAACTGGGGATGGGGATGGAGCTGCATGAGTTGGTGAAGCCGAATTATCAACCAGAGATGGAGATGGAGATGCATGAGTTGGTAAAGCCACATTATCAACGGCATGACTGCAATAGTTTCTCACTTTGCCTAGGAAAATTGGTACCCTCTTTGAGTGCGTATACCCTCTGTAAAAGCAACCATCTGAAATTGTTGAAAGACCTTGGCAGCATTGAGTGGATAATGAAATTCTACGGTTGAAAACGGAAGTGATCAAATCTAATGCACAACCATCCACCTTGATGCAAGAAGTGGTTGGAGCCGTGTGTGGTGGCGAAACCACATCATCAACTGGGGATGGAGCCATATGTGTTGGTGAAGCAACATTATAAATCGGAGATGGAGATGGAGTTGGTGGTGATGGTATTTTTGGGTGAGTACGCCACCACCATCGAGGCCAAAATTGAATTGAAGAAGTACCAAACGCTTCTGTTTTGGGTTCGGTTGCAGTGGCAGTAGCAATGCCTATGCAACCCAACAACAGAAACACACATAATAATGTGCCACTTCTTGATGACGACGACATGTTTCAAAAGAAAGAATGAATAATTAGCTGAGATCagaggaaaataatttcaagcGGTACTTCCAAATCCTTTAAAGTTGTATGAATAATTAATATGAGTTGATATAAATAGGCAAATAATTCAAAACTGTGTTGCAATCAAACTACAACTCCTTCTGCTACTCAATCAACACAAACGCCAAAAACATACACTTAGGGCACAGACACAGATCCTTCTGCTATGGCAAGTGATTCCGTAatccctctttttcttcttcttcctgaTGAACTCATAACAGAGATCCTCTTAAAGATTCCTGTCAAATCTCTGTCGAAATTCATGTGCGTTTCTAAATCATGGCTTCAACTAATCTCTAGCCCTACTTTTGTGAAGAACCATATCAAATTAACTGCTGATGACAAAGGATACATCCATCACAGACTTATATTTCGAAACACCGAcggaaatttcaagttttgtTCTCTCCCTCCCTTGTTTACCAAACAACAACACACTGAGGAGCTATGTCACATCGATTCCCCCATCAAAAGATCCACTTTATCAACTCACATTGTCGGCTCTGTCAATGGGTTGATTTGTGTTGTCCATGGCCAAAAAGAGGCATATATATGGAACCCCACTATTACCAAGTCAAAGGAATTACCCAAGTTTATGAGTAATATGTGTTCTAGTGCTATCAAATATGGTTTCGGATATGATGAGTCACGTGATGATTATAAAGTTGTATTTATCCATTATCCTTATAATCATTCTAGTAGTTCCAATATGACAACTGTGGTGTACATATATAGTTTGAGGAATAATTCTTGGACAACATTCCGTGAACAGCTTCAGTGCTTTCTAATAAATCATTATGGTAGATTTGTTAATGGGAAGCTTTATTGGACTTCATCGACTTGTATTAATAAGTACAAGGTGTGCAACATCACTTCTTTCGATTTAGCAGACGGGACATGGGGAAGCTTGGAGCTTCCCATTTGTGGAAAAGACAATTTTGATATCAATTTGGGTGTTGTGGGAAGTGATCTTTCTCTGCTTTATACTTGTCAACGAGGTGCTGCTACCTCTGATGTATGGATTATAAAGCATGCTGGAGTTAATGTATCTTGGACAAAATTGTTCACCATCAAATATCCTCAAAATATTAAGACACATAGGTGTTTTGCACCTGTTTTCACATTCTCTATACATTTTCGCCACGGTGaaattttgcttcttcttcGCTCAGCCATCATAATATATGATGGTTCAACAAGACAACTAAAGCACACTTCTGATGTTATGCAATGTGAAGATATCTATGTAGAAAGCCTTGTTAATCCCCTAACGATATCTGACCAGGGACGTCGTAACCAGGAATCTCCACAATCATCACATAGCTGATAATTTGTAAGGATTGTACTTAGTTTAGCTTGTTATGCTCTTTTTGCACCTTTTTTTGCTGCCAAATATAGGACAAGacattgaatatatttttttcctgaTATCGGAACTTAATTACCGTCTCATAAAAGACTTCCTTTTCCTAAATAAGGGTAGGACCGGTGAGAGGCTTCAATCATATTTTCTTGATTATAAGTAgatggaaaagaaaagaacaatcGAATTGTTGAGTAATAGATGCAATAATCAGTATGTCTGAAGTTT
This window of the Solanum stenotomum isolate F172 unplaced genomic scaffold, ASM1918654v1 scaffold37560, whole genome shotgun sequence genome carries:
- the LOC125852624 gene encoding F-box/kelch-repeat protein At3g23880-like, which gives rise to MASDSVIPLFLLLPDELITEILLKIPVKSLSKFMCVSKSWLQLISSPTFVKNHIKLTADDKGYIHHRLIFRNTDGNFKFCSLPPLFTKQQHTEELCHIDSPIKRSTLSTHIVGSVNGLICVVHGQKEAYIWNPTITKSKELPKFMSNMCSSAIKYGFGYDESRDDYKVVFIHYPYNHSSSSNMTTVVYIYSLRNNSWTTFREQLQCFLINHYGRFVNGKLYWTSSTCINKYKVCNITSFDLADGTWGSLELPICGKDNFDINLGVVGSDLSLLYTCQRGAATSDVWIIKHAGVNVSWTKLFTIKYPQNIKTHRCFAPVFTFSIHFRHGEILLLLRSAIIIYDGSTRQLKHTSDVMQCEDIYVESLVNPLTISDQGRRNQESPQSSHS